From Microbacterium invictum, the proteins below share one genomic window:
- a CDS encoding family 43 glycosylhydrolase: protein MSRALAAPRKLSRPVLAVAAALAVLLALLIAPPAHAATETVTVGHATTTTTRGTLNHTYYSSGWLSTSRSHYATTGASFEIVFVGNSVSLTGLTNTGHGIGRVFLDDVEIATVNYRAARITTPRVLFTRDGIPQGRHTLRVEVEGGFIDHTSAVFTSELTEEPQILDDLPALIKQGSALLETDFTAASWPAFASALNSAVLLSTGGTTAQRNEAIAALRAASSALVEVGGLRDLIGDYVTRTPSSYTPDAWTGFANALQTAQNVAADGDATRAEVLTAKNNLQDTAGALVVSSTGEFHSITNNSFWTDTDGNPIYSQGGGVFRFGDTYYWYGVHYVEAEAYRANPSRVYSTSTFKSIPVYSSTDLVNWKFENDVATQETPLTIPESKGHYFAQMKNLADAIWLGRLGVAYNENTGKYTLLIQSGTDLDPSGAQRGFVLFLQGDSPTDDFDYANIQPQIVNSPTRSTGDQTVFTDDDGTDYLIFSNSSGRANAFVSKISDADSLTIEPGKLVGYVAAGREGNAMFKLGGKYYMLTSDLHGWNSSVNHVIESLTSNIQGAYSAEYTLPGTEKDYSHVSQTGFFITVKGTEKDTVIYAGDRWADFAWNGLGYNQWAPISADAGSLSFNSLSNWELNAVTGEWRVGPQNNYILNPDFAADRVSVNQLTGWTTKVDDGSPAAFVSNPSPGADASRFALRLANAEAFSGSVSQDLTLPDGVYRFAAKVNTAAGLEYARVVVTGAEGQSYTLDINQPTTGWASVELGDIALSGGTAKVSVEARSVGGNQAVRIDGLSLVRQAVDTAALRTAFEESASEASADYSSPTWAPFAQARTDAEATLQSAIATQAAVDATLASLTTSRDALVSAVQSIDVSTTRDVYALGETLDAATLTVTATRADGSKHALDASQYNVSGFSSAQPGDKVATVTVNAGLTSADHPVVSDAVTLRVLRAWTATATYVARDWVIYNGAAWLASWWTQVQTPGDPNGPWQEFRQVDGVASWTASRIFVAGDAVTFDGKRFVAKWWTRNQQPGDPNGPWQPTA, encoded by the coding sequence ATGTCTCGTGCTCTCGCAGCCCCTCGAAAACTGTCGCGTCCGGTGCTCGCCGTCGCCGCCGCGCTCGCTGTCCTCCTGGCGTTGCTCATCGCTCCGCCAGCTCATGCTGCGACCGAGACTGTCACCGTCGGTCACGCGACGACGACCACTACGCGCGGCACCCTGAACCACACCTACTACTCGTCGGGCTGGCTCTCTACCTCCCGCAGCCACTACGCCACGACGGGCGCGTCGTTCGAGATCGTCTTCGTCGGCAACTCCGTCAGCCTGACCGGGCTCACCAACACCGGCCATGGCATCGGCCGCGTCTTCCTCGACGATGTCGAGATCGCAACGGTCAACTACCGCGCTGCCCGCATCACCACTCCGCGCGTCCTGTTCACCCGCGATGGCATTCCTCAGGGCCGGCACACCCTGCGAGTGGAAGTCGAGGGCGGATTCATCGACCACACCTCGGCCGTCTTCACGTCGGAACTGACCGAGGAGCCTCAGATACTCGACGATCTGCCAGCGCTGATCAAGCAGGGCTCAGCGCTCCTCGAGACTGACTTCACGGCGGCTTCCTGGCCCGCCTTCGCGAGTGCGCTGAACAGCGCCGTCCTGCTCAGCACCGGTGGAACGACCGCACAGCGCAACGAGGCCATCGCTGCTCTCCGCGCTGCCTCAAGTGCGCTGGTCGAAGTTGGTGGACTCCGAGACCTGATTGGTGACTACGTCACGCGCACGCCGAGCTCCTACACACCCGACGCGTGGACGGGGTTCGCAAACGCTCTTCAAACCGCACAGAACGTTGCGGCCGACGGCGACGCGACGCGCGCCGAGGTCTTGACCGCGAAGAACAACCTGCAGGACACCGCGGGGGCATTGGTCGTCAGCTCGACCGGCGAGTTCCACTCGATTACGAACAACAGCTTCTGGACCGACACCGATGGCAACCCCATCTACTCTCAGGGCGGCGGCGTGTTCCGATTCGGGGACACGTACTACTGGTACGGCGTCCACTACGTCGAAGCCGAGGCGTATCGAGCGAACCCGTCCCGTGTGTATTCCACGTCTACGTTCAAGTCGATTCCCGTCTACTCGTCGACCGACCTGGTCAACTGGAAGTTCGAGAACGACGTGGCCACGCAGGAGACGCCGCTCACCATCCCGGAGTCGAAGGGTCACTACTTCGCGCAGATGAAGAACCTTGCGGACGCAATCTGGCTCGGCCGTCTCGGCGTCGCCTACAACGAGAACACCGGTAAGTACACGCTCCTCATTCAGAGCGGAACGGATCTCGACCCGTCAGGCGCTCAGCGCGGGTTCGTGCTCTTCCTTCAGGGTGACTCGCCCACCGACGACTTCGACTACGCCAACATCCAGCCGCAGATCGTCAACTCCCCGACGCGGTCCACCGGAGACCAGACTGTCTTCACTGACGACGACGGCACCGACTACCTGATCTTCTCGAACAGTAGCGGTCGGGCGAACGCGTTCGTCAGCAAGATCTCCGATGCCGACTCGCTCACCATCGAGCCCGGCAAGCTCGTCGGCTACGTAGCCGCGGGTCGTGAGGGCAACGCGATGTTCAAGCTCGGCGGCAAGTACTACATGCTGACCAGCGACCTGCACGGGTGGAACTCGTCGGTGAACCACGTCATCGAATCCCTGACCAGCAACATCCAGGGCGCCTACTCGGCCGAATACACCCTGCCGGGAACGGAGAAGGACTACAGCCACGTGTCCCAGACCGGATTCTTCATCACGGTCAAGGGGACCGAGAAGGACACGGTCATCTACGCGGGCGACCGCTGGGCGGACTTCGCCTGGAACGGACTCGGGTACAACCAGTGGGCGCCGATCTCGGCGGATGCGGGAAGTCTCTCATTCAACTCGCTGTCGAACTGGGAGCTCAACGCCGTCACCGGCGAGTGGCGAGTAGGCCCGCAGAACAACTACATCCTCAACCCCGACTTCGCGGCCGACCGCGTGTCAGTGAATCAGCTCACGGGCTGGACGACCAAGGTCGACGACGGGTCGCCGGCCGCGTTCGTGAGCAACCCCAGCCCCGGCGCAGATGCGTCCCGCTTCGCGCTGCGACTCGCCAACGCGGAGGCCTTCTCCGGGTCCGTCTCCCAGGACCTGACCTTGCCCGACGGCGTCTATCGATTCGCAGCGAAGGTGAACACCGCCGCCGGGCTCGAGTATGCCCGCGTCGTCGTGACCGGAGCCGAGGGGCAGTCGTACACGCTCGACATCAACCAGCCCACGACCGGCTGGGCGTCCGTCGAACTCGGGGACATCGCGCTCAGCGGCGGCACCGCCAAGGTGTCTGTCGAAGCCCGCAGCGTCGGAGGGAACCAAGCGGTGCGAATCGACGGGCTGTCACTTGTGCGTCAAGCGGTCGACACTGCAGCTCTTCGGACCGCGTTCGAAGAGAGTGCGAGCGAGGCCAGCGCAGACTATTCGTCGCCCACGTGGGCGCCGTTCGCACAAGCGCGAACGGATGCAGAAGCGACTCTGCAGTCCGCTATTGCGACCCAGGCGGCTGTCGACGCGACGCTCGCGTCACTGACCACCTCGCGGGACGCACTCGTCTCGGCGGTCCAGAGCATCGACGTCAGCACGACGCGGGATGTCTACGCCCTGGGCGAGACGCTGGACGCGGCAACGCTGACCGTCACCGCGACCCGAGCTGATGGTTCGAAGCACGCGCTCGACGCATCGCAATACAACGTCTCCGGGTTCTCGTCAGCGCAGCCCGGCGATAAGGTGGCCACGGTAACGGTCAACGCTGGTCTGACCTCCGCGGACCACCCCGTGGTCAGCGACGCTGTGACGTTGCGTGTCCTTCGAGCGTGGACAGCTACGGCGACGTACGTGGCCAGGGACTGGGTTATCTACAACGGCGCGGCGTGGCTGGCGTCCTGGTGGACACAGGTCCAGACGCCAGGCGACCCCAACGGCCCTTGGCAAGAGTTCCGTCAGGTCGACGGGGTCGCGAGTTGGACCGCCTCGCGCATCTTCGTAGCGGGCGACGCCGTCACGTTCGACGGCAAGCGCTTCGTAGCGAAGTGGTGGACGCGCAACCAGCAGCCGGGAGACCCGAACGGCCCGTGGCAGCCAACGGCCTAG
- a CDS encoding family 78 glycoside hydrolase catalytic domain, with amino-acid sequence MTFTAEMISPDVERDTAPLLRRVFALDSGHGEVTSAELLATALGVCEVTINGKPASPDLLTPGWSSYEWRLRYAQWNVTDLLEQENVIGILVGNGWHTGHLGFAGGKALYGPERAALAELHITFDDGHVQIIATDQSWASGPSDVLADDLYNGESIDARRRDLTWTSPGTLPSGWSGTRAIPFDRSRLTPYVGPPVRRQEERAPVSIWTSPTGATLADFGQNLVGWIRLSLRGRAGDTITIRHAEVLEDNELGVRPLRTARATDEYTLSGELDVFEPTFTFHGFRYAEVTGWTGTLDELSAALTAVVIGSQLDRIGTFACSDPLLNQLHSNVVWSMRGNFVDVPTDCPQRDERLGWTGDLSAFVDTASFLYDVESFLSDWLLDLSAEQSHANGDVALVVPDVLKIQMKDLGSEAPALAPVMALWSDAACWVPWSLWEAYGDITILEQQYDSMAAYVRRVSAVLSDRDLLEAGLQLADWLDPTAPPDAPFEAKADPKVVATACVYRSATIAAKTSVLLQRDDDAAEFLELAARLRTAFNAHFVDGGRVLSDAPAVYALAIAFDLLDEDADRVAGERLAELVAESGYTITTGFAGTPFISGALTKTGHLDAAYRLLLQTENPSWLYPVTMGATTIWERWDSMLPDGTINPGEMTSFNHYAFGSIATWMHRTVAGLAPLEPGYSRILIAPQPGGGLTWASAALETPHGRTSVRWEINGDSLTVEAEVPKGSSAVVRLPNSDELHVGGGMHVFHS; translated from the coding sequence ATGACCTTCACCGCTGAAATGATCTCTCCCGACGTCGAGCGGGACACCGCCCCACTACTCCGGAGGGTCTTCGCGCTCGACTCCGGGCACGGAGAGGTCACCTCCGCCGAACTTCTCGCCACTGCCCTCGGCGTCTGCGAGGTCACCATCAACGGCAAGCCCGCCTCGCCGGACCTGCTCACACCTGGTTGGAGCAGCTACGAGTGGCGCCTTCGCTACGCGCAGTGGAACGTGACCGACCTGCTTGAGCAGGAGAACGTCATCGGCATCCTCGTCGGAAACGGATGGCACACCGGACACCTCGGCTTCGCAGGAGGCAAGGCGCTGTACGGACCCGAGCGCGCCGCGCTCGCCGAACTGCACATCACTTTCGACGACGGACACGTGCAGATCATCGCAACAGATCAGTCCTGGGCGTCCGGGCCGAGTGACGTCCTCGCGGACGACCTGTACAACGGTGAATCAATCGACGCCCGCCGCCGGGACCTCACTTGGACCTCACCGGGTACTTTGCCATCCGGATGGTCGGGCACGCGGGCTATCCCGTTCGACCGGTCCCGCCTCACGCCCTATGTCGGCCCACCTGTGCGCCGCCAGGAAGAGCGTGCGCCCGTCAGCATCTGGACGTCTCCCACCGGGGCGACCCTCGCGGACTTCGGCCAGAACCTTGTCGGATGGATCCGCTTGAGCCTGCGAGGCCGCGCCGGGGACACCATCACCATCCGCCACGCTGAGGTGCTCGAAGACAACGAACTGGGAGTGCGGCCGCTTCGCACCGCGCGCGCAACCGATGAATACACCCTCAGCGGCGAACTCGACGTATTCGAGCCGACGTTCACGTTCCACGGATTCCGGTACGCCGAGGTCACGGGTTGGACTGGAACCCTCGACGAGCTATCCGCGGCCCTCACCGCCGTGGTCATCGGATCGCAACTCGACCGGATCGGAACCTTCGCGTGCTCCGACCCCCTTCTCAACCAGCTGCACTCGAACGTCGTGTGGAGCATGCGCGGCAACTTCGTCGATGTCCCGACGGACTGTCCGCAGCGCGACGAGCGACTCGGCTGGACCGGTGACCTCTCCGCATTCGTCGACACCGCATCATTTCTCTACGACGTCGAGTCCTTCCTCAGCGACTGGCTGCTCGACCTATCCGCTGAACAGAGTCACGCCAATGGCGACGTCGCCCTCGTAGTTCCCGACGTCCTGAAGATCCAGATGAAGGACCTGGGATCCGAAGCCCCGGCGCTCGCGCCGGTGATGGCTCTTTGGAGCGACGCCGCGTGCTGGGTTCCCTGGAGTCTCTGGGAGGCATACGGCGACATCACGATCCTCGAGCAGCAGTACGACTCGATGGCCGCCTACGTCCGGCGAGTCAGCGCCGTGCTCTCCGACCGCGATCTGCTCGAAGCCGGCTTGCAACTTGCCGACTGGCTGGACCCAACCGCCCCGCCGGATGCGCCCTTCGAGGCCAAGGCTGATCCCAAGGTTGTCGCCACCGCGTGCGTCTATCGGTCTGCCACCATTGCGGCCAAGACATCCGTGTTGCTGCAGCGCGATGATGACGCCGCTGAGTTCCTCGAGCTCGCCGCGCGGTTGCGGACAGCTTTCAACGCGCACTTCGTCGATGGCGGCCGAGTCCTGAGTGATGCGCCGGCAGTCTACGCCCTCGCCATCGCTTTCGACCTTCTCGATGAGGATGCTGACCGCGTTGCTGGTGAACGCCTCGCAGAGCTGGTCGCTGAGAGCGGCTACACCATCACCACAGGATTCGCGGGGACACCGTTCATCAGTGGCGCGCTGACAAAGACCGGCCACCTCGACGCGGCATATCGGCTTCTTCTGCAGACCGAGAATCCATCGTGGCTCTATCCGGTCACGATGGGCGCCACGACGATATGGGAACGATGGGACTCGATGCTGCCGGACGGGACTATCAACCCCGGCGAGATGACGAGCTTCAATCACTATGCGTTCGGTTCGATTGCGACCTGGATGCATCGGACCGTCGCCGGGTTGGCCCCGCTTGAGCCGGGCTACTCTCGCATTCTTATCGCACCGCAACCCGGGGGTGGACTCACCTGGGCGTCTGCCGCACTGGAGACACCGCATGGGCGCACGTCCGTTCGCTGGGAGATCAACGGTGACTCGCTCACCGTCGAGGCAGAAGTTCCCAAGGGATCATCGGCCGTCGTGCGGCTACCCAATAGCGACGAACTGCACGTCGGTGGCGGCATGCACGTTTTTCACTCCTGA